From Chryseotalea sp. WA131a:
CTTCGTCAAAAGTGGATTGAAACTCTTCAATATCTGAAATGGATTGCTCGAATATATGGCCAAGTATATTTACGTCTAGCTGGCTATCAAAATTGTAGGAAGAAACAAAGTGGATGATTTCGGTGAGTTGGCTATCGAGTACGTGTAGGTTATTGAGTTCTTCATCTTCTTTAAAAAGCCCGCCATTAAATTCGGGGATGTCGCGTTCGGCTTCGGCAAGTCCCTCGTTCATGGCGGTGAAAAAATATTTCATTTCCGTCCATATTGCTTCTTTCTTTTTGCGGAAGCTGCGCTTTACCGCCTGCTGCACGTCATTTAAAAAACGGTTGGCATCCAACAACTCGCGGTCGCGCACAAAGCAAATAAACAAGAGCCGATCCAGCAGTTTCTGCGTGAGGCCAAAGAGTTTTTTGGGTGCGATTGTAGGATGCTGTTTACGCAGGTTGTTGAACAGTGCCAAGCGCAGCTGGTGGTAGCGGTTGTAAAATTCTTTTTCGATTACCTTTTGTTCGGCAACGCGTTCGTGAAAAATCAGGTCGACTTTAGAATCGCCCGCTTCTAAGAACAGTTGTTGATAGCTGAGCAAGAAAAAGAACCGTGCCAGTTGATCGGGTACTAGCAGTTCGGGTATTTGAAAACTTTCGTAGCGGCCAATGTCGGTGCGCGAGTAGAGCCGTATCTCGATCATGTTGGTCACAATTACCCACTCGCACCTGCCGGGCATGCGTGGCACATAGGCAAAAGCCTGATCTACCGGGCTGCCCGAAAAATCGGCACGGTTTTGTTTTTTATCAAGATTGTTGAGCGCTCCTTTTACTTCAATGACACAGCGCACATCATTTTTTTCCTTTTGATCGAAGAAGCCAAGAGCAGCATCAGGCTTTTTATTGTCACTGATCGATTTGAATTCTTTCTCTAAATTCCATTCGGGTTCATGGCTCTCGTAAGAATAGCCCAATACTTGGCCGAAAAACTTGTCTAAAAATTCTCCTTTGATTTGTTCTTCTTTGCTTTTCTGCACTTTGCCATTAGCAATCGCCTTCTGCCAGTTGCGAATGATCGTTTTCTTCTCTTCTAGTTGCAGAACTTTTTGAATGAAGGTGTTGAGTTGTTCTGGCTTAAGATCTTTAGGGGAAAATAGGTTGCTGGCCATGTAGCTGCAAACTAAGAAATTTTTGGCGATGCTAGAAAAGAAAAAGATCCGTTTCTACTTTTTCAACGGCCACTCTTTAAAATAAGTTAAGCTCCGCCACAGCCACTCCGCGGGTCCGTATTGAAATCGACCGAGCCACCACTTGCTGAAAACGATTTGTAAAGCGAACACGATGAGAGAAATCGCTGCCCACACACTGGCGCCAAAATTCCCAAGCAATGCTAAGCCGTACGAAAACAAAAGCCATGTGCCAATAAGTGCTTGCATTAAATAAGAGGTGAGCCCCATGCGCCCAACTTCATAAAAATTCATCAACCGCCTGTGCCACTTTTCTCTTTGAAAGACAGTGACAATCAACCCCACATAAATGGCGGCCAGAGCGATATTGAAAACATCGTATACTGTGCCACCCAATAAAAATTGAACAGCCTGAGACATCTCCACCTTGGCAACGAAAATGATGAGTGCCAACAAACCCGCAAACACCACGCAGCCGAGCAACATCCACAATCCAAGGCGTATCAATTTTTTAAAGAAGGGAATGTTTTCGAAAACTTTCTTTCGGCCAGCATAAAGACCCAACAGAAATAAACCCATGGTGATGTACAGCCTACCTGAAAGAATTTGGAAATCAAACTTTGATTTGAATTCATAGAAATTTGCCCGAAGCATATCTAAATAACTTCCGGATTTTAAAGTGCTGTAGTAAATTTCCAATTCTTTTTCGTCCCCTATGGGAAAAGGACTAGCAGAATTTGATAATAGAATATCAAAAGTACGCTGAAGGATGGCAGGTGTGTCAAAAACAAGCAAGAGCGCTAAAACCAATAAGAATTTATCGGGCAGTTTGTGACAAAGCAATAACCCAAAACCCAGCACCGCATAGATGGTAAGTATATCGCCTCTGTAATGAAGGTGATGGACAAGCCCAATGATAAATAGAACAATCAATCGCCAAGCAAATCGAAAAAGAAATGCGGGCGAGTCATCGCTCTTATCGAGTTGAATAAAAAAACTCATCCCAAACAGGAAAGAAAAAATCATGAAGAACTTGCCCGAGATGAAAATGCCAATGAACCCCAATACAATCATATCAGCCAAGTTGTGCGCTCCATAATTTTCATGAATTTTAGGAGGCTGGCCAGCATAGTATTGTTCGGTGAAATGAACGAGGATAATGCCCAGCAACGTGAAGCCACGAAGCACATCAATTACTTCGATTCGATTGCTTTTCTTAGCGAGGGCAATATCCATTGATGAATTTGATTAAGTTGTTTTTTGAAAAGGCGACTTAACCCTTGTTGCTGCTCCACTTTAAATTTGGCAACCTCCACAACTCAAAACGAAGTTTTATGTTCCATTCAAAACCACTCAACTTAATAGGCGCAGTGCTGCTCAAGGGATAGTCTTCTGTAAAGCGAGAATACGCAAGCCGATAGCCGCCCGATGCACCCAAATAAAAATCGTAAGCGCCAATCCGTAACCTTCTTTCAATGCCAACACCCGCATTAACTTGGATGTAAAATGACATCCACGTTTTGCGATCAGGCACAGTAAGATTAGAAGCACTTGCCAAAAATGATTGCTGCGAAATCTTGTCATATAGTGTAAGCTCTCCATAACCAATGCCTTCGCCAAAATAAGGGTACACTAACCATTTCGGGCTTTTGATTAGATCAAAGACTCTGCCTACTTGAATTTCCCAACTTCGAAGTCTGACATATTTTGGGGTGCCTGCAACAAAAGGCGAAGCCGGATTAGACGATAAAATAGAAACTGCTACAAAGCTGTAAGAGTTGTTTCGTTTGTCTGATAACGTAATTCCGTAGGTAGGGCCACTATAAGAATTTCTAATTTCTGGGTAACCGATAAGGGAAAGGCTAGCATTCAATTCTGAAAAATTTCCATACGTGACGCCCACGTGAGAATAAAAACCAATTTTTCTCTTTGATTTAACCGAATCCGTTTGGCTCCTTGCAGAGAAGGAACAGAGAGCGAAAATAATTAGGAATGAAATCTTTAGTGTCATTAACAAATGTAAAAAAGCATGGTCACTAGGCCAAGCATCATTATTTTGAGACCCTCTCCAACCCTTCTTTTGCCTCCTTCAAACCCCCATCCAATTTCAAGGCAGTCTCGAATAATTTTTTTGCCTCTGCTTTTTGGCCTCGCTTTTCTTTGATTTGTGCCAAGCGCATATTAGCGCCAGCATGCGAGGGTTCGTTTTGCATTGGCGTATGTGTCAAATATTTTTTTAGGCACTCTTCACCCCTATCTAACTTTTGGCCAGAGAGCGCACTTGTTTTACCTACTTGATAAATGGAGGTGTAATCTTGGGGGTTTTTCTTGATGGCCTCCTCAAATAGGGCAAAGGCCTTGTCGTATTGTTTTTGATTGGTATAAAAATTCGCCAACAACGAAATGTAATCCGGATTGATTTTTACGGCCTCCAAAAATTCTTTCTCCGCTTCTGCCGGTTTTTTATCCGACAAATACACATTCCCTAGTTGCCGATGACCTTCTGCCGGATTTAAGGCGATGATTTGTTTGGCCACTTCTTTGGCTTTATCGATGCTACCACCCATAAAGCCGGGGGCTTGCAAATAGTATTGGATAAGAGAGGTGCGCGCATCAAGGTTTTTCGGGTCGAGGGCAATGGCCGTTTCCCAAGCTTTTTTCATCTTAGGGGCCAGCATGCCTTGCTTCAGCATATTGGCATCGCGGGCAATGGTGCCGTAGGTGTTACCCAACCAATTAAAATAATCTGCTCCTTTCGGATCGGCCTCAGTGGCTTCTTCAAAGTAATCTGAAGCATCGTCATACTCCTTTTTATCAAAGGCAATGCGCCCGAGATAATAACGAGCCGCTGCGTAGTCAACTGTCTTTTCTCCTACCGATTTTAAAATCTTTTCAGCCTCCTCGTATTTCTTACTTTCATATAAGGCTTTTGCCTTTTCAACAGACGACTGGCTAAATAAAGCAACCGGCAATAAAAGGACAGCATACAAAAGAGCTTTCATAAGGAAGGGGGTGAGTTTTATGTGATTAAGACTTCAAAAGAGATGAAAAGGTTGCGTTTAAGCAGCATTCTTTACCGAATTGTTAAAAACCTAAGACCAATTGATGAATGGTTAGGAGTATCTTGTTGCAGCGTGTAACTTTCCTTCAAAATAAATTATTGGCATATGAAATCGTTAGGCTGTATATCGTTTTACGTACTAGCAATTGCTTTTTTTATCTCGTGTGAAAAATCAAAACCAATCACTAAAAAATGGAACGATGGAGTAGCCAAGCATTTCGATGAGTCACTCAAACCATTTTATCACGGTGTGGCTTCGGGTGATCCATTGCCCGATCGGGTCATCCTCTGGACGCGCGTTACCCCCGATGATTCACTCTCTTCCATTTCCGTAAAGTGGGAAATCGCGGAAGACGATAAATTTTCTTCGATCTATAAATCAGACACACTGAGTACTTCTCCTTCGCGCGATTACACGGTAAAAGTAGATGTAGATGCACTTAAGCCCGATCAAATTTATTATTATCGATTTAGCGCATTGGGCAAAACATCGATTGTGGGACGGACGAAAACCGCGCCCGTTTCGGCCAAAGACAGTTTGAAGTTTGCTATTGTTAGCTGTGCCAATTGGGAATTTGGGTATTTCAACCCTTACGATAAAATGGCCGATCGCCCGGTGTTGGATGCGGTACTGCATTTAGGTGATTACATTTACGAATACGGAACGGGCAAATATGGCGATACCACCATTGGCCGGATCAATATTCCTCCTCATGAAATTGTTTCGTTGAAAGATTATCGCACGCGCTATTCGCTTTACCGATTGGATAAGGGATTGCGAAGGGTACATCAGCTCCATCCATTTATTGCTATTTGGGACGATCACGAAGTGGCAAACAACTCAACCGTAACAGGCGCCCAAAATCACCAGCCCGAAGAAGGTGACTATCAAGCAAGAAAAGCAGCCGCACGCCAAACTTATTACGAATGGATGCCCATCCGCGAAAACCAAGAATTGTATAGGAGTTTTTCTTTCGGAAGTTTAGCGGATGTAATGATGCTAGACGAACGATTGGCTGGTCGTGACCCGGAAATCACCGACCCAACCAATCCGGATTTGGCAAAAGAAGAGCGCACGATGCTTGGCGCGAAACAATTACAGTGGTTTGAAGAAAAATTGAAAGCATCGAAAGCCACTTGGAAATTGATTGGCAACCAAGTGATTTTTTCGGATGTGTATTTACAAAAGGTGTTTCCAAAAATGCCGCGCAACTTAGATTCGTGGGATGGCTTTCCGGTAGAAAAGAAAAAGATCGTAGATTTTATTTCAGCGAATAAAATTCAAGATGTCATTTTTGCCTCGGGCGATACACACGGTTCGTGGGCGATAGAAGCTGCCATCGATATCAATAAAAATTATTCGCCTTTTGCCATCGAACTGGGTACCACCAGTGTTTCATCTGGCAACGGCAACGAACGCAAGCCTGACGATACGGTGAAGCTGGCAGAGCAGGCCTTGATGAAAGAAAACCCGCACATCAAATATGTAAACGATCGTGACCACGGCTATCTGTTGCTAACAGTTTATCCTACGCAATCAAAAGCGGAGTGGTTTTATGTAGAGACATTGCGCAAACCAGACACCAAAGAATTTTTAGGCAAAACTTTTTGGTTTGAGAAGGGCAAGAATCGGTTGAAGCTAAATTGAAGTGGGTTCCTAAAATCCAAAAGGTCTAATTGCTAAAGCGAAAAGATCTTATTGGATTTGATAAACTCCCTTCAAAAATCAATCGCAAATCTAAAATCGTATTTCGTACATTTGATTTATGAGAAAAGCACTTACCCCATTTGTCTTGTTGGTTTCGATACAAATTGGTTTTGCGCAAGTAATCGGCAAACAATTTCCTGCTATGGTGGCCGAAACCGTAGACGAGAAGAAAGTAAATTTACCGAGCGATGTGAAAGGCAAGTACACGCTACTCGGATTGGCGTATTCCAAAAAGTCAGAAGAGGAACTTAATTCGTGGTTCAACCCTGTTTTTGGCAAGTTCATTCAAAAGAGCAATGGCATGATGTCGAGCTTCGGCTACGATGTAAATGTTTATTTTGTACCCATGTTTACGGGCATCAATGCGGCTGCCTCAGGCACAGCCAAAAAGAAGGCTATCAAAAATATAGACCCCCAATTGTTACCCAACATTTTGTTTTACAAAGGCGAACTGAAGACGTACAAAGAAGCACTTGATTTTGAAAGGCGAGACATTCCTTATTTTTTTGTGTTAGACCCTGAAGGCAAAATAGTATATGCAACTTCTGGTGCATACACCGAAAAAAAGATGGATGAAGTAGAGGAATCAATTCAAGATTAGATGATCACACAAGAAAGCATTTCGCAAGCGCACAAGCGCATCAAGCCCTTTATTGAACATACACCCGTGCTTACCAGTAGCAGTTTAAATGAAGTGGCAGGCTGTCAATTATTTTTTAAGTGCGAAAATTTTCAGAAAGTAGGGGCTTTCAAAGCGCGGGGTGCCATCAACGCTGCCTTAAAGCTGTCGGATGAAGAAAGGAAAAATGGATTGGCCACCCATTCATCGGGCAACCATGCACAGGCCATTGCACGGGCAGGTAAAATTTTAAATGTGAAGTCGTATATCGTGATGCCGCGCACAGCCCCAGAAATAAAAAAGCGCGGAGTGCGAGGATATGGTGGTGAGATTTTTGAATGCGAACCTACGCTGCAAGCACGTGAAGAAACATTGGCGCAGGTGATCAAGAAAACAGGGGCTTCTGAGATTCATCCGTTTAATAATTATAATGTGATGGAAGGGCAAGCAACGTGTGCCAAAGAACTATTTGAGCAAGTGCCCAAACTCGATGTGGTGATGGCACCCGTGGGCGGAGGAGGCTTGCTAAGCGGCACGGCCTTGGCCACCAAGTTTTTTTCCCCAGCTACAATCGTGATTGGGGGTGAGCCGGCCGGATCAGACGATGCGTATCGTTCTATGCAATCTGGCAAAATTGAGCCAGCGCAATCCAATACCATTGCCGATGGGTTGCTCACCACGCTGGGCGATAAAACATTTCCCATTATATATGAAAATGTAAAAGAAATCATCACGGTAACAGATGAAGAAATCATTGCGGCTATGCGATTGATTTGGGAGCGATTGAAAATAATTGTGGAAACATCTTGTGCGGTGCCGTTTGCTGCAGTACTAAAAAGCAAAGAAAAATTTAAGGACATGCGAGTAGGGATTATTCTTTCAGGTGGGAATGTGGATTTGGAGAAAGTAGGGAAGTGGTTTGGTTCGCAGGCTTAAAAGGCGAAGCGAAAAGAATACAAAACCTTCGCATACATTTGGTTCGGTAGATTTACCAAAGTGATGCGTATCTAATTCCCGCAAGAGTTGATAGAGATTTTATGGAGACTACTCGCAACAGATACTATCTATTAAATATTGTTTTCCTTATTAGCTTGGTAACGCTTTTACTTAACGACCACTATTTAAAGTATGCGTTTTCGAATTGGCTGACAGGAAAGCTGTCTGATGTTGTTGGAATAATTATTTTGCCGTTGCTTTTGGCATTTATATTTCCGAAGCTAAAAAAACATTCTGTTTGGATGAGTGCTCTTTTATTTGCATTTTGGAAGTCTCCTTTTTCTCAATCACTAATAGACCTATACAATCAGATTGCTTTTATACAGACTTCAAGAATAGTAGATTTCACTGACTTGTTTGTTCTGCTGCTTTTGCCAGTTCCATACTTTATTATTTACAGAATTGACCAACTAAAATTTTTAAAAATCCATAAAGTAAATATACTGTTTATACTCTTACTAACAGTTGCAACGCTGATGGCGACCTCACCACCACCAAGCCATTACTACACAAGAACTGAAGGCAATTTGGCATGTTACAGGTGCAACATGACCGTAAACTACAATCAGGATGAAATTGTATGGAGACTGAAAGAAGTGAATATTGTTTTTGACAGAATTACATCTATTGACAGCGTTGTGTTGGAACGTGTCCCAAGCCTGAAAAAGGAAAATGTCCATGTTTATCGATTAAACGAACTGGTTATTGACAAGGACACTTTGAGAAATTTAGATTTTACTATGAGGACCATTAAAGATGGGAAAACAAAAATATATTTCAATGGTATGCAAGTTTCTGACGACATTTCGACTATGAAATTGGAAATCAAATTGAGGAACTACTATAAAAAACTTTTGTTTAAGGAACTAAAAAACATGCTTCGAAGATAAAACCTCTTCTAAGAAATTTGGATATAACATGGCGGGGTCAGCTCTCTTGGGTATGCTGTTCCCTACCCTTCATTCTACTCCATCCATAAATAGGAACACCGATCATCAACAAAATAAAACCCCAATACACGGCTTCTTGTCCTGAACCTGCCACAGCCCAAACCGAATACAAGAAGGCTATGAAGGCAACAAAAAGTTTGATGGGGCTTTTCCTCTTTGCTTCGCCCGTTCTCACAGAAATGATTGCAAAGGCTACTGCCGAAAACAAATAAGGCACCAGCACCGTCATCGCGGAAAGCAAAATCGCGAATTGATAAGTGTCGCCAAGGCTTCTGCTAAAATTCATAAGCATCAGCACCGACACGAGTATGCTCGAAATGATCAAACTAAAAACAGGTGCCCCCATTTTGTTTTCCGTTTTAAAAATGGAAGGCAACAGTTTATCCGCTGCGGCTGCGGCAGGGATTTGCCCTTGCATGGTGATCCATCCATTGAGCGCACCAAAAGTGGAAATCACCGCACCTGCGCCAATCAAATACCGAGCCCACTCGCCCCACATGCTGGCTGCAGCATCGGCAAACGGTGCTTTGGAGTGCTGTAAAATAGAAGATGGCAGCACACCCATGATCACGACCGTGCCAACAATATAAAGAAGCGTTACGGCCAGTGTTCCGATCATGGTGGCGCGCGGAATTGTTTTTTCTGGATCTTTCACTTGCCCCGAAGGAATGGTAGCACACTCCAATCCCATAAAAGCGAACAGCGTAAGCGTGGCCGTGGCGGTGATCGCCCCAAAATCAGAATGGGTGCTGGCGTTGAACGGAATATAATTTTCGGTATGGATGTAAAACAATCCACCAATGGTTACTAGCAGCAGCGGAGCAATTTTTAAAATGGTGGTGATGAGTTGTACATTGCCCGCTTGCCGAAGGCCACGTGCATTTACCCAGGTAAGCGACCAAATGGTAATCAATCCGGCCATCACAGCTAATAAAGAATTTGTACCCAGCACGGGAATAAAAACCGTGAGGTAACTGATAAAGGCTACGGCAATGGCGGCATTGGTGCACCAGAGTGAAATCCAATAACCCCACGCTACCAAAAAGGCCGCGAAGTCGCCCATGCCCTCGCGTGTGTAGGCATAAGGGCCACCGTTGGCAACGGGCATCAACTGACTAAGCCAACTGTACACGAGCGCTAAACAGACCGCCCCAATACCCGATACCACCCAACCAATCAAACTAATGCTGCCATAGCTGGCGAGGGTAGCGGGCAGCATAAACATGGCTGAGGCAATCATGTTGCCCATCACCAACGAGGTAGTAGTCCAGATGCCGATGGTTTGAGTTTTGCCCATTGTAATGCTAGATATTAAAACTTTTTAGATTTGTTGCCATGGGTGCATTTCAAAAGCTACAAATACCGATCTATAACAATGGGCTTGGGCAGGTGGCCAATCTGTATTTTGGTAAATGCTTTCAAGCCGACCTCAATTAATTTTTTTTCCAAGGTCGTAGTAAACGAAAGGTTGATCTCAATGAATTTAATTTTCAATTTCTGATGCGAAAGAAGGTGCGTAAAAATTTTGCTCTCGGTTAAAATAGAAGCAGTTGATACGATGCTCTCATTCTTCATAACATCCACAGCCTTTTTATTTCTGTTCGTCTCTACCAAATAAAAATCATACAGCCCCTTCCAAATATCTTTGCCTTCCCGTTTTCTCATCAAAATCTTTTTTTGATGATGGATCAAGAAATAGTAAAAGTACCGCGTGCGCACCTTGGCTTTCTTCTCTTTTACAGGAAGAAGCTTTTGTAATCCTTGCCCATTGGCAATACAGGTTTTAGAAAAAATGCAATCGGTACACAACGGATTTTGAGGAAGGCATTGGATTGCCCCAAACTCCATCATGGCTTGGTTGAAAACATCGGGCTGATGCGCGTCAAGCAGGGCATTCGCTTTTTCAGTAAAAAATTTTTTACCCATTGGCGAGGCAATGTCTGTATCCATTCCAAAAATCCGCGCCAATACCCGAAACACATTTCCATCTACCACCGCCACACTTTCGCGGAAAGCAAACGAAGCGATGGCAGCCGCGGTGTAAGGGCCAATGCCAGGTAGTTTTTGTAGTCCCTCGGCACTATCAGGAAATTTTCCCTGATACTCCGTCACCACTTTTTTGGCGCAAGCATGTAGGTTGCGCGCCCGCGAGTAATAGCCAAGCCCTTGCCACAAGCGCAACACCTGTTGTTCGCTTGCTTTGGCCAAGGCCGTCACGGTGGGGAAAGTGTTAACAAACTTTTCGTAGTAAGGCAGACCTTGTGCCACACGCGTTTGTTGAAGGATAATTTCGGAAAGCCAAATTTTGTATGGGTCTTTTGTTTCTCGCCAAGGCAACGACCGATGGTGGGAAGTATACCAAGCAATGATTTTGGAAGCAAACTGTTTTTGGGTCATCAAGTGGCAAAATAAATAATCGGAGGCTAAACTCGCTTTTAGATGCTGTTTTGGCGAAATAAATAAGTACCCGACTGATTGTCAGTAAATTAATTTTGCATTTGAGTAAAGGGCTTCTAAATTTGCCGTCCCGAAAAAGTTGTACTCAAACCATACTATTTGTGACTAAAGCTGACATCATCAACCAAATTACTGACCGCACCGGAATCGATAAGGCAGATGTTTCTGCTTCCGTAGAAGCCTTCTTCAACATTGTGAAAAGCAACATGGCCGCTGGCAACAACATCTATGTACGTGGCTTTGGCAGCTTTATCAATAAAAAACGAAAAAAGAAAATCGCCCGAAATATCTCTCGTAATACTGCCATTGTGATTGATGAGCATTACATTCCTAGCTTTAAGCCTGCCAAAATCTTTATTAACAAGATCAAGAACAGCGAAAAAGTAAAGCAGCTTGCCGAGAAGTAAATTCGTTGCTGGTCATTAGTTATTTGTTGGTCGCTCCTTTCGATTAACAACCACCAACGAACAACCATTAAGATGTTAAAGACCCGAATCATATTAGTTTTTGTTTGTGCGGCTGTGATTGCGCTGCTTTTCTTTTTGCCAAAAGTGGTGGTTGAAAATGAAGATCAGTTACAAACATCGGTCGATTCAACAAAACAAAATACTGCATCCACTGCTCAAGGCCACTCCACCTTACCCAAAGAATTAACCCAATCCATCAACGCCTTGAGAACCCAATACTTAGCGGGTTTGCCGAATCAAAAAAATGCTATCTTTGCCGACTCTTTGCAAAGCCTGTACACCCAGGCGGGGCAATTTGACAGCGCTGCCTGGTTTGGCGAACAAGCAGCATCGTTCTTTAAAACAACAGAGAGTTACCTAAAAGTTGGCAACAGCTACTATGAAGCTTTCAGCTTCGCCATGCAGCAAGAAAAGCAAACGGCCATGGCAGAAAAAGCCCGCGAGTGGCTGGGCAAAGCGGTGGAGGCCAATCCAAAAAACTTGGAAGCCAAAATCAAAATGGCTATGACCTTTGTGAGCTCGGCCACACCGATGAAGGGCATCCAAATGATGCGCGAGGTATTGGCAGAAGACCCGAAAAATGAATTTGCATTGTTCAACATGGGCATGCTTTCTATTCAATCCGGTCAATATGCCAGAGCTATTGAGCGATTGGAAGAATTGGCTCAGGTAAACCCCAATCATTTGCAAGGCCAGATGCTATTGGGTGTAGCCTATATGAACAATGGTAACAAAGACAAAGCGCGCCAGCAGTTTGAAAGAGTAAAAAAGTTAGATAACGACCCCGCGGTTCAGTCCACGGTTGATTCGTACCTAAAAGATTTAAAGTAAATAAATTGTTAAACCATGTTGACCGTTAGCGTCAGCACTAAAATCCTACAACATTATGCCAAGTGGTAAGAAAAGAAAGAAACACAAAATGGCCACCCACAAACGTAAAAAGCGTTTGAGAAAAAATCGTCACAAGAAAAAATAGGGACGCATAAGTATGCGTCCATACGTATTTTACAACATCTAAATTTTTAAAGTTTTGAGTAATGAACTAATTATTAGTGCAACTCAGGATGGATGTCGTATAGCCCTTCTTAAGGACAAGCAACTTGCCGAATTTCACGAAGATCAAGGAGGCGGTAAGTTTGTAGTTGGTGATATTTATCTCGGCTCAGCAAAAAAAATAGTGCCGGGGCTAAATGCAGCTTTTATTGATATTGGGTATGAGAAAGACGCCTTTCTTCACTACCTCGATCTGGGGGCCAAGTTTAGTTCGTTACAAAAATTCATCAAGCTCGTCCGCGCCAAGAAGATTACCGGTGGCAAACTGGATAAATTTCAACTCGAAAAAGAAATTGATAAGCACGGCAAAATTGCTCAACAGCTTACCAAAAATCAGTTGATTCCAGTACAGGTGGTGAAAGAACCCATCTCCACCAAAGGGCCGCGACTTTCGTGCGAGTTATCCTTAGCTGGGCGATACCTGGTTTTGGTACCCTTCTCATCCGGGGTAAGCATTAGCAAACGGATTGCCAGCAGTGACGAGCGCAAAAGATTGCAGCGCCTGATTCAATCGATCAAACCTGAAAACTTTGGTGTGATTATCCGGACCGTGGCCGAAGGCAAAGAAGTGGCCGAGTTGGACAAAGACCTGCGCAACCTGGTGAAGATGTGGGAAGACGGCATGACACGATTGGTGGATGCCAACCCGCGCGATAAAATCATAGGTGAGATCAATAAAACCTCTTCCATCTTACGGGATGTATTGAACGAATCGTTTGATAGCGTGATGGTGGATGACAAAAAAATCTTTGACGAGGTGTTGCAATACATCAAAAACAATGCACCCGAAAAAGAAAAAATTGTAAAGCTCTACACCGGCAAAACCAAAATATTCGAACACTTTGGCATCGAGAAGCAAAT
This genomic window contains:
- a CDS encoding integration host factor subunit beta — encoded protein: MTKADIINQITDRTGIDKADVSASVEAFFNIVKSNMAAGNNIYVRGFGSFINKKRKKKIARNISRNTAIVIDEHYIPSFKPAKIFINKIKNSEKVKQLAEK
- a CDS encoding tetratricopeptide repeat protein; the protein is MLKTRIILVFVCAAVIALLFFLPKVVVENEDQLQTSVDSTKQNTASTAQGHSTLPKELTQSINALRTQYLAGLPNQKNAIFADSLQSLYTQAGQFDSAAWFGEQAASFFKTTESYLKVGNSYYEAFSFAMQQEKQTAMAEKAREWLGKAVEANPKNLEAKIKMAMTFVSSATPMKGIQMMREVLAEDPKNEFALFNMGMLSIQSGQYARAIERLEELAQVNPNHLQGQMLLGVAYMNNGNKDKARQQFERVKKLDNDPAVQSTVDSYLKDLK
- a CDS encoding Rne/Rng family ribonuclease, producing the protein MSNELIISATQDGCRIALLKDKQLAEFHEDQGGGKFVVGDIYLGSAKKIVPGLNAAFIDIGYEKDAFLHYLDLGAKFSSLQKFIKLVRAKKITGGKLDKFQLEKEIDKHGKIAQQLTKNQLIPVQVVKEPISTKGPRLSCELSLAGRYLVLVPFSSGVSISKRIASSDERKRLQRLIQSIKPENFGVIIRTVAEGKEVAELDKDLRNLVKMWEDGMTRLVDANPRDKIIGEINKTSSILRDVLNESFDSVMVDDKKIFDEVLQYIKNNAPEKEKIVKLYTGKTKIFEHFGIEKQIKSAFGQTVSLRGGGYLIIEHTEALHVIDVNSGNKSNREENQETTALSVNLEAAREVARQLRLRDMGGIIVIDFIDMRSMENKKLIFNKIKEEMEADKAKHTILPLSKFGLMQITRERVRPQMNIVTKEVCPTCNGTGKISASILVTDQIEQTVEHLFTKQNENGLVLAVHPFLFAYYTKGIFSKRFKWWWKYKRSIELVKDSSMAITEFKFLNKEGEEIDLGNGRKEKEKMVEMQEEA